Within Acinetobacter sp. LoGeW2-3, the genomic segment AGTGCTGCTAAAGCTCTATGTAGTCTAATTGCCCAGCAGATGCAACATTTACTGCCAAATATTGCAGCGATCTCAGCACAAGTCGCTGAACAGGATCATATCGATCAGGCGCAGCAGGCACTGGATCATCTATATTTAAGTGTTTTGCTATTTAAGAACTGGCACTCCGGCATTTCAGATAAATGGGCGCATCAGCTGGAAACTTTTAAAAAGCAGTTTGAACATTTGCAGCATTTACAGCATATGCAAAGTACATTGGCCGCTTTCCTGCAGAATCCGACTACGGCGGAAAACCTGAGTAAAGACATTCTGTATGCCAAGGAAAAACTGGGCAATCTAGTGAAGTCAACGCAAAATGTGCATCACTATCTGGAATTACTCATCTTTAGCCTAACTGATGATGCTAAAAATACACAAGATTTAAGAACCGCAGCTCAAGCAACTTTGCAGCAGCAGTATAAAACGCTACAAGAACAAATGAACCAGACTGAAATTCATGATTTTGAGCAACTGGATTTACTTGCGATTCGTATTCAGGAATTGAAGTTCAGCTTCCCGATTCTAACCTCAATTTATGATGTGAAAAATCTGCAGAAATACAGTAAAGCGTTGAATGATGCGCAACTGGCAGCAGCTGAATATCAAACCCTAGCCTCCTCTGCGGTATATATTCAACAGACTGAGCTAGAAGCTAGTGACTGGTTTGTATTAGGTTGGCTGACTGCTAAACAGGAAGTCTATGCACAGCGCCTGTTAGAAGCCACTGAACAGTTCCTGGTCAGCCGTAAACTGATTAAATAGATCGACTACTGATTATCCAGATAATTTAAAAATGCCTGAGCACCTGCTTGGGCATTTTTTATAATTACAGTTTTGAAATTTACTGCAATCAGAGTCTTATCTACCCGCTTAAGACCTGTTAAAGAATACTCACCGAATCACAACAAATAGGCAGCCGTTTTCCCCATCGTCATTGTGCCTGTATATAAGCTATAGTCAGTGATAGAGCTTTATGAGGAATGCTGTGATGTCGGAAATAGAATTCAAGTTTCAGGTCCCCTCGCACATGCATGCACAACTGCAACAGGATTTTGCTGGTCTGACCCTTGTGCGCGATAATCTCTGGGCTCGGTATTTTGATACGGCTAACTTACAGCTACGGGAATATGGCATTGCCTTACGACAGCGTCTGGAAAATGACATCTGGCTACAAACCCTTAAAGCTCCCGGTAAACAGCCTTTTGAGCGTCTAGAACTGGAATATGAATTAGGCAAAGAACAACCTGAGCAGTGTGACCTCAAATACTATAAAGATCATCCTGAAGTCAGCGAACTGCTCAAAGAAGCATTAGGTTCACTGAAAGTCCCTTTAAACCTGCAATTCGAAACCGAAGTACAGCGTTCTATTCATATAGAAAACTATAAAAACAGCGTGATTGAAATTGCTTTTGATCAGGGCGAAATCCGGCATGGCACAGAATTTACTACCATTTATGAGCTAGAATTTGAACTCAAACAAGGAAAACTGAATGAGCTGATCGAATTTGTACGACCCTGGATTCAACGCTATGAGTTGTGGCTGGACAGCCGTAGCAAATCAGACCGCGGCTTTGCCCTAGTAGAAGGCAGCAGCATTCCCCCTGTTCAGCATCAACTTCCGCTCGAGTTGAGTGAAGACGATAACCTGTATACTATGCTGCAAAAAATTATTAGAAATACTTTGCAGCATCTCCTTCCTAACGCGACGGCACTGTCTACTGAACATTATGACAGTGAACATATCCATCAGGCTCGGGTTGCCATTCGGCGTTTGCGTAGTGCCTTACGCTTTTTTGATGTTGATGAGCTGGAGCTTCCTCCTGTCTGGGCTGAACAGTTGACTGAGCTTTTCCAGCAACTCGGTGCGGCACGTGATCGGGATGCTTTAGCAGAAAGTTTATTGCCACAGCTTGAAGCTGCCGGATCACCGATCCTGACTTTACCACCGGCAACAGAAGACACTATTGAAGTAGCACAATTATTCCGAGAACCAGAAACCAATTACCTGCTGCTTGATTTACTACGTTTCAGTCAGGCTGAACCTAAACAGATCGCGACAGATATTCGCGTGCTGTATAAGCGCCTGACCAAACTACACAAGCAGATCTGTGCCGATGCTGAACAGTTTTGTGAGCTAGAAATTGAAGACCAGCATCGTACTCGTAAGCGAGTAAAGCGTTTACGCTATAACGTCGAATTTTTGCAAAGCCTGTTTCCAGCTAAACAGGTGAAAAGCTATCTCAAGGCTTTAAAACCACTCCAGGAAAGCTTAGGGCAATATAATGACCTGCATGTCGCAGAAAACCTGTATCAGCCTTATGTGAAACGAAAACCTAAAGCCTGGTTTGTGCTCGGCTGGCTCCGTGCTGAACAACAACGACTACAAAAGGAAATTCAGACAGAGCTAAAAGACTTTGCCCAAGTGCAGCCTTTCTGGAAGAAATAGAGCGGTAAATACTTAACGATATTTGCCGTAAACTTTCCAGGTGTTGTTATCGGCAAGCGGATTGTTATAACTGTCACTGCGCTGTTTACGTGGTTTATCCCGTGCATCGACCAGTTCAAAATGCTGCTCTACGCTGAGCACAATCCCATTCACATAGAATCGTGTCCGGGTATATTCGCTTTGTCCGTGCTGGAACACATAGGTACGTAAATCGATAAATTCCCGATGCGCGACCAAAGCTGCGGTTTCATCGCTGTCTAACCAACGTTGCATGGCCTGAATCTGCTCTGGCTCAAACTGGCCGCATTTTTCAATCAAGCTGGCAATGCCACGAAAGGTTTTCGATTCCTTGGCGCGGGTTTTGTTAATCCGGATCCGATCCACATGGAAATAAAATAATGGAAGGTTCAGGTGACTCGGCAGATGGATGGCATCCAGCACTTCATCCTCCATAAAAGGTTGGAACAGATCCTGCGCCCTTTCAATCAGGCCAGTCCATTGACGATAATATTCTTCTACCTGTGACTTGCTACCATAGTAAATTGGCAACCCTTCGACATTGGCCAGATTTACCGGTGGCCAGATATTTTGACGTAATAAAGCAATGTCACTTTTCAGGCTTTGTACCGCAATTGCATCTTGCATGGGAATCACATTTTTATGCTTAGGCTATTTTTAGATTAAGGCAAAGGTTTAGTTTCTGCAAGGCTTTGCCTATAATGAGTCGATTAAGATTTTAGTGTCAGGAAAAATTCATGGTTCAAAAGATTGAAGCGACCGATGTAACCGAAGAAGAAGCGTTAAATGCTGCATTCTTTGAACGTGCTGATGAATTTATCAAGCAAGCTAATGAGTTTAGCCGTGTAGAAAAAGGCTCTCAGGAGAATCCGGCAGAAAAGCGTGGTCAAGTCAGCGCTGCTATGCTGTTTGGTACTGCCCGTTTTAATACCTGGGTAGCAGCCAACAATTTCAAAGATGGCAATGAAATGCGTGATGCCAAAGATCAGGTCATGTCTTATATTCTTCAGCAGTTCCAAATGATGCTAGAAGATAACTATGACGAATACTGCGATCAATTTGAAAACTACTTACGTTTCCGCCATAACGAAGAGTTCCATGCCAACAAGCATAAACATGATCACGACCACGATCATTAATGCTCAGCCCTTCGGGGCTTTTTTTATGCCTAACATTTTTAGCTAAACTTTCTGCATTGACGCCCCGCTTATTTTGCTTTTATATAACTGTAAAAATTATTCCAATAAAAACAAGGAAGGTCATGCAGCTGAATTTCCCCATCATCGACCCACATATCCATCAATGGGATCCCTATCACACCCCTCATGCGGCTGCACTGGCAGTCAAACTGTTTGGTAAACATCCTCGCCTGCTGGATCGTATGGTACGCCTGCTGAATCCCAAGCCAGTCATTGAGACGATAGGTCTGACTGAACACATTACTGCGCCTTATCTACCTGCCAATTATC encodes:
- a CDS encoding inorganic triphosphatase, whose protein sequence is MVEVELKFQIPAARRNALLKALDPKKSEQIQLQAKYYDTEDRLLSKNGVALRQRLEDTRWVQTLKAASKSHIERFEHNHDLGELEQAPELDLNIYATAPEAQQILNHALGNQISQLKLQFETDISRTLRVIEYEGTEIEVALDIGAIRTLEAEQEVHEVEFELKSGSVEQLLAFSFEWVKKYQLWLDVRSKAEIGNLLATQQKVSPAVQAKEFQLSKKDSAAKALCSLIAQQMQHLLPNIAAISAQVAEQDHIDQAQQALDHLYLSVLLFKNWHSGISDKWAHQLETFKKQFEHLQHLQHMQSTLAAFLQNPTTAENLSKDILYAKEKLGNLVKSTQNVHHYLELLIFSLTDDAKNTQDLRTAAQATLQQQYKTLQEQMNQTEIHDFEQLDLLAIRIQELKFSFPILTSIYDVKNLQKYSKALNDAQLAAAEYQTLASSAVYIQQTELEASDWFVLGWLTAKQEVYAQRLLEATEQFLVSRKLIK
- a CDS encoding DUF3144 domain-containing protein, which gives rise to MVQKIEATDVTEEEALNAAFFERADEFIKQANEFSRVEKGSQENPAEKRGQVSAAMLFGTARFNTWVAANNFKDGNEMRDAKDQVMSYILQQFQMMLEDNYDEYCDQFENYLRFRHNEEFHANKHKHDHDHDH
- a CDS encoding CHAD domain-containing protein; the protein is MSEIEFKFQVPSHMHAQLQQDFAGLTLVRDNLWARYFDTANLQLREYGIALRQRLENDIWLQTLKAPGKQPFERLELEYELGKEQPEQCDLKYYKDHPEVSELLKEALGSLKVPLNLQFETEVQRSIHIENYKNSVIEIAFDQGEIRHGTEFTTIYELEFELKQGKLNELIEFVRPWIQRYELWLDSRSKSDRGFALVEGSSIPPVQHQLPLELSEDDNLYTMLQKIIRNTLQHLLPNATALSTEHYDSEHIHQARVAIRRLRSALRFFDVDELELPPVWAEQLTELFQQLGAARDRDALAESLLPQLEAAGSPILTLPPATEDTIEVAQLFREPETNYLLLDLLRFSQAEPKQIATDIRVLYKRLTKLHKQICADAEQFCELEIEDQHRTRKRVKRLRYNVEFLQSLFPAKQVKSYLKALKPLQESLGQYNDLHVAENLYQPYVKRKPKAWFVLGWLRAEQQRLQKEIQTELKDFAQVQPFWKK